The Zingiber officinale cultivar Zhangliang chromosome 9A, Zo_v1.1, whole genome shotgun sequence genome window below encodes:
- the LOC122019531 gene encoding glycosyl hydrolase 5 family protein-like: MVAEGMSKLPLDEISKAIGAMGFNCVRLTWPTFLATNDPLANITVRQSFDRLGLNFSDVSLIERHNPALVDLSLIEAYQAVVSNLGDNNVMVILDNHISKPGWCCSRTDGNGFFGDTYFDPNVWVEGLNYMATLFGSHKNVIGMSLRNELRGPRQNVEDWFKYMAMGAEAVHAANKDVLVILSGLSFDNDLGFLSTRQLNVSFSSKSKLVFEVHWYSFSNSEAWGNGNPNDVCGRISGSVTNNAGFLLDRQFPLFLSEFGIDQRGVNERDNRYFSCAMAYAADKDLDWALWTLQGSYYLREGVVELEEVYGLLSLNWTTVRNQTQLQRVQSIQQPFRGPGLSEVPPYKIIFHPLTGHCVTLDSSRRLALAVGPCSERWNFSDDQTLSLTTGSTPSCITTVGVGMPVALTECDDVMSSKWALLSSCHMHVSTKVAGGNATVCLDVGGDDRSVITNPCRCLGGDASCDPEGQWFKLVTSTRLIIS, encoded by the exons ATGGTGGCGGAGGGGATGTCGAAGCTGCCGCTGGACGAGATATCCAAGGCAATAGGAGCTATGGGCTTCAACTGCGTCCGACTCACCTGGCCGACGTTCCTTGCCACTAACGATCCCCTCGCCAACATCACCGTCCGGCAGTCCTTCGATCGCCTCGGCCTGAATTTCTCCGATGTCTCATTAATCGAACGCCACAATCCAGCTCTCGTCGACCTCTCTCTCATCGAAGCTTATCAG GCTGTAGTTTCAAATCTTGGAGACAACAATGTGATGGTGATATTGGACAACCACATAAGCAAGCCAGGGTGGTGCTGCAGCAGAACCGACGGTAATGGCTTTTTTGGAGACACCTACTTCGACCCGAACGTGTGGGTGGAAGGCCTAAACTACATGGCCACTCTATTCGGATCGCACAAGAACGTGATCGGGATGAGCTTGAGGAACGAGCTGAGAGGGCCGAGACAAAACgtggaagattggtttaagtacATGGCAATGGGAGCCGAGGCAGTGCATGCGGCTAACAAGGACGTGCTCGTCATCCTCTCCGGCCTTAGCTTTGACAACGACCTCGGCTTCCTGTCCACCAGGCAACTGAATGTGAGCTTTTCTAGCAAGAGCAAACTCGTGTTCGAGGTACACTGGTACTCCTTCTCCAACAGCGAGGCGTGGGGCAACGGCAACCCCAACGACGTCTGTGGGAGGATCTCCGGCAGCGTCACCAACAACGCCGGCTTCCTGCTCGACCGCCAGTTTCCTCTGTTCCTTAGTGAGTTTGGGATTGACCAGAGGGGCGTGAATGAGAGAGACAACCGATATTTCAGCTGCGCCATGGCATATGCTGCAGACAAGGACTTGGATTGGGCACTGTGGACGTTGCAAGGGAGTTATTATCTCAGGGAAGGCGTCGTGGAGTTGGAGGAGGTATATGGCCTTCTCTCATTGAACTGGACCACAGTCCGGAACCAGACCCAGTTGCAAAGGGTCCAATCCATACAGCAACCATTTCGAGGTCCAGGTTTGTCTGAGGTTCCACCCTACAAGATTATCTTCCATCCCTTGACGGGACACTGCGTCACACTCGACTCGTCTCGACGGCTCGCGCTTGCAGTTGGCCCTTGCAGCGAAAGGTGGAACTTCAGTGACGACCAAACTTTGTCCCTGACGACAGGTTCAACGCCTTCCTGTATCACCACCGTCGGGGTCGGGATGCCAGTTGCGCTGACAGAATGTGACGATGTGATGAGCTCCAAGTGGGCGTTATTGTCCTCCTGCCACATGCACGTGTCGACCAAAGTCGCCGGCGGCAATGCGACTGTGTGCCTGGATGTCGGAGGCGACGACAGGAGCGTGATAACAAATCCTTGCCGGTGCTTGGGTGGGGACGCGAGCTGTGACCCCGAGGGACAGTGGTTTAAGTTGGTTACCTCCACCAGACTCATTATTAGTTAA